One genomic segment of Sesamum indicum cultivar Zhongzhi No. 13 unplaced genomic scaffold, S_indicum_v1.0 scaffold00118, whole genome shotgun sequence includes these proteins:
- the LOC105178966 gene encoding uncharacterized protein LOC105178966, giving the protein MAGNESVIITVVYGASEVIDRRNLWTALETLSQQCSDIPWMVGGDFNAVRDLNEVCGISGDIRMATEEFNAGILEAGLIPLPMQGEWFTWHNCSTSMRSLWKRLGRILINDRWLARFPSAYYHSLTPRTSDHSPLVLHGDIQQHNGGMFRFDNYLAHSPEFIHNVQNIWHHEIVGIPMYAVTRKLKALKPVFRLQRRNKGDLTMNVQLAKGFLDEAQQLRRVRRRILQINDENGFTHTDLGEIAHEFVSYYQNLLGGTRRRLSVDIRYLRPWARHCITDEEANQLLLPISADDVKQAMFDIADDKAPGPDGYSSRFFKAAWPVVGEEVTRAVLDFFSTGKLLKQVNSTILALIPKMGFADDLLLLCKADLDSIRVFKEGLDWFAEVSGLRLNVQKSHLIISRSAQNLKDQMLDILGFQEGHLPMRWIEECITTASFSIGLNGKPHRTCNSTTIGSVSQLRYSNWVLQMISYFSAELIWTLSECAELIWTLSECSRWDWTGLQSGQIIKSVLSTLSLYWASAFILPKAVNKEVEKLLRTFLWKGTSMTGYAKVAWKDICKPVEEGGLGIKDIGVLNRALMTKKLCDVIRCDRTSIWVEWLQHGRLRHNSIWTIGEQGRS; this is encoded by the exons ATGGCTGGCAATGAATCTGTTATTatcactgttgtttatgggGCATCTGAGGTGATTGATCGTCGGAATTTATGGACGGCACTGGAGACGCTATCTCAGCAATGCTCTGACATCCCGTGGATGGTGggaggggattttaatgcagtacgTGACCTTAACGAAGTATGTGGCATCtcaggagatataaggatggccaccGAAGAATTTAATGCTGGTATTCTGGAGGCGGGGCTGATCCCACTTcctatgcaaggtgaatggttcacgtggcataattgcagtacgTCTATgaggagtttatggaagcggcTGGGTCGGATTCTTATTAATGACCGCTGGCTGGCAAGGTTCCCGAGCGCCTATTATCACAGCCTTACTCCACGGACATCTGACCACTCTCCACTGGTCTTACATGGGGATATACAACAACATAATGGAGgcatgtttcgatttgataactatctggCCCATTCACCCGAGTTTATCCACAatgtgcagaatatttggcatcatgagatTGTGGGTAttcctatgtatgctgtgacacgtAAACTGAAGGCACTTAAACCAGTCTTTAGActacaaaggagaaataagggaGATCTGACGATGAATGTCCAACTAgccaaaggttttcttgatgaggcacaacagttG AGACGAGTAAGGAGGAGAATCTTACAGattaatgatgagaatggtttCACACACACGGATCTAGGGGAAATCgcccatgagtttgtctcatactatcagaacctATTAGGAGGCACCAGAAGACGGCTGTCAGTGGATATTCGTTATCTTAGACCGTGGGCAAGGCACTGTAtcactgatgaggaagctaatCAATTACTCCTTCCAATCTCggcggatgatgtgaagcaagcaatGTTCGATATTGCTGATGACAAGgcaccgggacctgatggcTACTCGTCAAGGTTTTTCAAGGCGGCTTGGCCTGTGGTTGGGGAAGAAGTTACGAGGGCGGTACTAGACTTCTTTTCTACCGGAAAACTTCTGAAGCAGGTCAACTCCACGATCTTGGCCctgatcccaaag atgggatttgcagacgacctcCTCTTACTGTGCAAAGCTGACTTAgactccatcagagtcttcaaagagggattggactggtttgcGGAGGTGTCGGGGCTTCGGCTGAATGTCCAAAAAAGtcacttaatcatttcacgttcggctcaaaatttgaaggaccAGATGCTGGATATTTTGGGCTTTCAGGAGGGCcaccttccaatgag atggattgaggagtgcaTTACGACGGCCTCATTTTCGATTGgcctcaatggaaaacctcacAG GACATGCAATTCAACtaccattggaagtgtgagccaGCTAAGGTATTCCAATTGGGTTTTGCAGATGATCTCCTACTTTTCTGCAgagctgatatggactctgtCAGAGTGTGCAgagctgatatggactctgtCAGAGTGTTCAAGATGGGACTGGACAGGTTTGCAGAGTGGTCAG atcatcaaatctgtactttcaACACTGAGCTTGTATTGGGCATCTGCATTTATCTTACCAAAGGCTGTCAATAAGGAAGTGGAGAAACTCCTTCGAACATTCCTATGGAAAGGAACCTCAATGACGGGATATGCCAAAGTAGCGTGGAAAGATATTTGCAAACCGGTAGAAGAAGGGGGTTTAGGAATTAAAGATATTGGTGTTCTTAATCGTGCCTTAATGACAAAGAAATTGTGcgatgtcattagatgtgaccgaacatctatcTGGGTTGAGTGGTTGCAGCACGGACGATTACGGCATAACTCCATATGGACAATTGGCGAACAGGGAAGATCGTGA